CGAATAAAAACAAACGAAAAAGGCAAGTGAGGAATTTGAATGCGACGTCAATCTCTAAACAGAAAAAAATGTTCCATCTATACACGTTCCTGGAATCCTGCACATGTTACATATCTGTCTCTTCCATAATTACTTAAAATCATTTGagcctatttttatttttaaaatgtgtttacaacatttcatttatttataataatatgtcaacaataaattagattaacatcgataaaaaaaaattagaaactaATTACTATTGATGTTCACATTCCACATAATTCAATGCAAATCGCAACAATTGAattgaaaaatcaaaaaaactgtacttttaaaaatagacggattagttttcaatttatataatgaaaatagATCCAATCCAAATCGAACATACATCTATGTGTCTATAATATGTtgagtacaatttttttttccaattgtTTTTAAGTGTTTACAAGCAGACTCAATTCATATTCATAGTCTATGTAGGCTTAGCCACTTTACAAGACTTCAACGTTTTCAgagttcaaaatattaattatatgttatcaatttttataaattatttgatgATTTGTAATGGTCGAATAATAATATAATGTAATGTTTTCatacattaaaattattctaaataaatttaaccaaaataatattaaaataataaataaaaataatatgtatacttatttataataaattaagtatacaaactccaatatgaatacaaatttaaataatcacGTTGGGTCACGTTTTTATAACGTCCATTTGACGTCATGGAGAAAAActaaagtttttgaaaattgcatagataaaattcaaacaaatattttttcggATACTAAAACTGAAAATTGCTATGTTTAccaagataaaaaatatatttaaactatattctatttatttttttatttattagactaTCCTAATTAGTCATAAGACACCATCAAAAGCACTTAGACTCCTAAATCCCATATCTCCATCAAGATATGTGGATTGACAATTTTGAGGAGATGCCATCAAAAGCACTTAGACTCTTACATCCCCCAAGCCTACTGCTAACACTGAGTATGGAGACATCATTAGGAGTTATCAagaattattcaaaataataacaactTTATGGTTAGTTGTATTCAAAGACAAACTCATTGAGTGACTCAAACTTTGACATAGTCATCTTGCTTGTATATTAATCACCacatttttaatcatattcTCATTTGAATCTTTGAACCTATTTTGAATGAAAtacaattaactttttttttggaAGAAAAACTTAACACCCCTTtcactaatatttttttcttcatgaaaAACACACAGCATAAGTGAATACAcggaaaatatttgaaaattgatttttgtacctttacaattgaacttatactctttatttaaaaatttaatccattgacttattaaaatatcttaaagtatacaataaaaataaaaattcggATATtctgaaagttttgaaataagtaattttttagCTTTGAAATTCTCTTACAAAAAATTTCAGGAATGAAATTCCGGGcagttatttttcaatattggaAATTTCAATTTTTCGGTTGAAACTcctagatatttttaaaatgaaatttttaatattgaaaatttgaattttcggttgaaacttttgaaaattttattcaaatttctaatacaagttttttttttttaaatcgaaATTTAGGgtagaataaaattaacaatcGGAATTTTTGGTAGAagaaaaataactataaaaaataagGTGTAAAAGTTCTGGTAGTATAAAGAGTCTACTCGAAATTTCAAGGCGTAAAATTTCTTATAGTTATTTTCATTCTACCATaaatttgtgcatttaaatttttgatggtttattttattttacagaaaatttcaaatttcaaaaaaaaaatgtactggaaattttaggaacaaatgaaatttccagaattttatccgaaaatttaaatattttagtagttatatttcaataccgcaatttttaaaaataaaattttttattgagaATATTTActgaattttcaaattttcatacGAGACtaactttcaaaaaaataaaatttttaatattaaaagataactatcgaaaatttcattattcttttaaaaagtattttaataagtaaaagaataaattttttaaacaagggAGTATAAGTTCAACTGTGGCTACAAAATCTTAacactcaaaatatttttacatttaaaattacaaataacaGTAAAATATATAGAAGCCCAAATAATTGGGCCTAacagaaaaccctaattggcccaCTCCGTCGGTTATACGTATATAATAACCCTGCGTCTAACTTCAGTAGGTTTCCGGCGAGCCGAACGAAGTTGATCGAAACCGAAGCAGCCATACCAAAAATGGTTAAAGGACGACAAGGTGAACGTGTTAGGTTTGTTAACTCACTCTTCCTTATTGCATATATATACACATTTCACtttctattttttaagtttttcgttTTCGATCTATGGTGTTTAATATGCATTTCTAGACCTAGTTAGTTTTTATGATTAttgcatatttaaattaataataaagttGATTTGCAATTTTTCTGGATGTTTGCTAATGTTGTAATTTCTATCCTTCGTGTAATCAGGCTTTACGTCAGGGGTACAGTTCTTGGATACAAGaggtagttttttttctttctcaatttttatttaaatgctGTTAATTTTGAATCTATTGTGAAGTAAAACGAACATGTAATTTAGGTTTTTGatcatatataattattagtaaatattattatctacATTTTCTTCTGTGTTGTATAACTGATTTTGATAATGTTTTGGTTAGCTGGACTTAGTAATTGGTAATGTTATTTTAGGTCCAAGTCAAATCAATACCCAAACACCTCTCTTGTCCAGATTGAGGGAGTAAACACTAAAGAAGAGGTTTCTTGGTATGCTGGGAAGCGCATGGCATACATTTACAAGGCTAAAGTAAAGAAGGATGGTAGCCATTATCGTTGCATTTGGGGTAAGGTTACAAGGCCTCATGGTAACAGCGGTATAGTCCGTGCAAAGTTCAAGTCAAATTTGCCACCAAAATCAATGGTAATTTAGAGTACATTAAAATGATTCTTTTAAAACCATcttttttttatggtttttgAATTTCTTATTGTTGATCTGCTTGCAGGGAGCTAGGGTTAGAGTATTCATGTATCCAAGCAATATATAAGGTAATTTTACCGTTTGTTGAAACTTGTTGAGTTTTTAATTACGTTGTTGGATTAATACGCTTCTTTGCAATCTGATATCTTAGTTCTAgaattgtatttatatatatgattttttcgGCCATTTGTGATTGAACTAGTGTCAAACCAAATAAATATTGTGTTTTTGTTATATGATACTGTGCAAATTAAGTCTCTACCTATTCAGATGATGTTTTTTTGGATATTGTTATTTtgatcatattatttttatttgtttctcaCTGTATCAATACTGACTGTTTGAATTGCTGACTTCCCTTTTTTTTTGAAGCAGCAATCCTTACCTAAGCTTCATTGTGTTGTCTATGTATTCTATGCATTCTATTTTCTGATTCAAATACTTTTAGATCTATTGATTTCTTTATGGAGAATGAAAACCGCATTTAGTTCTTCTTTGAAACCAAGTTTAATGGTTTCTAGGATTTTATCTATGCGGATATAAAGTGAGCCTTTCTGCTTGAGCCTTCTCCTTTATGCTTGGAGATGTGCTCCAATAAAATTGGCTTACAATTTCCTCTAGTTTTTGTTACCCCTCCCCTTAAATTTATAGTCAATGTATTTTTCCAtcctattttctattttaaacaTTGATAATCTTTTTGATTTTTCTGGAAAAAGAAAATCGCACAAAGTTCTTCTTGTAACATAGTTTACTAAATTGTTTCTAGGATTTTATTTGTGCGTAAAGAAAATGATAATCCTTTCTGCTTGAGACTTCTCTGTAATCTATGGAGATGTGCTCCAATGTAACTGGCTTACAGTTTTGTTCAATTTACAATTTACCTTGTAATTGTGTTCTTATCATCTACATTTTGTTAGCAAACCAATATGTCAACCTCTTATTGTAATGTAATTGCCCTTTAAATTGTATGCTTATTTGCATTTTGTTTATCTTTGCAGATTATCCTTACCTGTGTCTAGAAGGCAAATGCATTATTGAAGTTAAtttttggtctttttttttttaatctctgaACAGAATAGTTCCCTTTTTTAGGATGGTGAATGAACATGTATTATTCATCCTTTCTTTTGGTATGAATCCTGATTTCCTAATAGATTTTCCCGCTAATATTGTTTCGATTGGTTAAGTTTCTAAATGATGTGTTAAGTTTTAGTTTTCTTATATTATTTTggtaaaacttatttttaatattgtaaatgaattagttatttttattagcttttgaagaaaatcatttttaaatgataaCGTTCATAATCTATCAAGCCAGCTCCTATGCTCCCTATAAAACCTGCACTGAAAAACAAATGGTTTGAAGTCTTGTTTGTCTAATGACAGAGGCTACTACAtgttgcaacaattgtactcCCACGACTTGGGGtggttttaatattaaaaaataattagaggGTGGTATACCAGTAGAAACCTACCAGTTGTCTCTTGCCGCAAA
This region of Cicer arietinum cultivar CDC Frontier isolate Library 1 chromosome 8, Cicar.CDCFrontier_v2.0, whole genome shotgun sequence genomic DNA includes:
- the LOC101512796 gene encoding large ribosomal subunit protein eL33w, with translation MVKGRQGERVRLYVRGTVLGYKRSKSNQYPNTSLVQIEGVNTKEEVSWYAGKRMAYIYKAKVKKDGSHYRCIWGKVTRPHGNSGIVRAKFKSNLPPKSMGARVRVFMYPSNI